A genomic stretch from Oncorhynchus gorbuscha isolate QuinsamMale2020 ecotype Even-year unplaced genomic scaffold, OgorEven_v1.0 Un_scaffold_1095, whole genome shotgun sequence includes:
- the LOC124021236 gene encoding coiled-coil domain-containing protein 97-like, with protein PLTSNPLPQAHLKPQHLSVFCHLTSDPRAQYYCREVRRRAAGRTNRTRVRNQRYAALRELQREGQYFSEDQMRSREPLLYEQYIGQYLTEEELLHRSLEAMQGGAGEERGPGGAEGGLAHLLLTSYQERLIQSRLQEEQDREENALEEEEGEEGGGLGAEGYEPTPQEKALLRDEFITQMYQRFLDGHDKDFNYSEVDGNPDYDNLDIVNRDAEEKYFDEDEEEEEEEEEEEEDMTIDVS; from the exons cctctgacctctaaccctctccCACAGGCCCACCTGAAGCCACAGCACCTGTCAGTATTCTGCCATCTGACTTCTGACCCCCGGGCGCAGTACTACTGTCGGGAGGTGAGGCGGAGAGCAGCAGGACGGACCAACAGGACCCGGGTACGCAACCAACGCTACGCTGCCCTCAGGGAGCTGCAGAGGG AGGGCCAGTACTTCAGTGAGGACCAGATGAGAAGCCGGGAGCCCCTACTGTATGAGCAATACATCGGCCAATACCTGACAGAGGAGGAGCTGCTACATCGCTCCCTCGAGGCCATGCAGGGAGGAGCAGGGGAGGAGCGGGGGCCGGGGGGAGCAGAAGGGGGGCTGGcccacctcctcctcacctcctaccAGGAGAGACTGATCCAGAGCCGGCTGCAGGAGGAGCAGGACAGGGAGGAGAAcgcactggaggaggaggagggggaggagg gaggagggttgggggCAGAGGGCTATGAGCCAACACCCCAGGAGAAAGCTCTGCTCAGGGACGAGTTCATCACTCAGATGTACCAACGCTTCCTGGACGGACACGACAAAGACTTTAACTACAG tgaAGTGGACGGGAACCCCGACTACGACAACCTGGACATCGTCAACAGAGATGCAGAGGAGAAGTACTTCgatgaggatgaagaggaggaggaggaggaggaggaggaagaggaggacatgacTATAGATGTGTCCTGA